A genomic region of Tamandua tetradactyla isolate mTamTet1 chromosome 2, mTamTet1.pri, whole genome shotgun sequence contains the following coding sequences:
- the LOC143663299 gene encoding olfactory receptor 2A5-like: MQSQEWRNHSSVTEFILLGFSRNTNWILFSLFLFLYLFIVLGNGLIVTLIRADTRLHTPMYFFLSILSLLDLSYATTTVPQMLVHLVSKNKTISYVGCVVQMYNFLTLGITETWMFAVMVYDRYVAICYPLHYGVQMSQTLCILLTVSSALCGLTCALIYTVFAMTLPYCGPNEINHFFCELPAVLKLACADTSFNDHVGFILGFILLPVPLSFILASYVRIFMAILRIHSNQGRIKAFSTCTSHITVVTMFFVPCMIMYMGLGSEASPEDNKKLALLYNVISAFLNPIIYSLRNKDVKRAFLKLIRVSEDTQ; this comes from the coding sequence ATGCAAAGTCAAGAATGGAGAAATCACAGCTCTGTAACTGAATTTATTCTCCTGGGCTTCTCCAGAAATACTAACTGGatccttttctccctcttccttttcctttacttATTTATAGTCCTGGGAAATGGGCTCATTGTTACTCTTATCAGAGCAGACACACGCCTTCACACTCCCATGTACTTCTTTCTCAGCATCCTCTCTCTACTGGATCTCAGCTATGCCACTACCACAGTGCCCCAGATGTTGGTTCATCTAGTAAGCAAGAATAAGACCATCTCCTATGTTGGGTGTGTGGTCCAGATGTATAATTTCCTGACTTTGGGCATCACTGAGACCTGGATGTTTGCAGTAATGGTCTATGACAGATATGTTGCCATATGTTATCCACTCCACTATGGGGTCCAGATGAGTCAAACTCTTTGTATACTCCTGACAGTCAGCTCTGCCCTTTGTGGTCTCACCTGTGCCCTTATCTACACTGTCTTTGCAATGACTCTGCCCTACTGTGGTCCCAATGAAATCAACCACTTCTTCTGTGAACTCCCTGCTGTCTTAAAGTTGGCCTGTGCAGACACATCCTTCAATGACCATGTGGGGTTTATCTTGGGTTTCATATTGCTCCCAGTTCCATTATCCTTCATCTTGGCCTCATATGTTCGCATCTTCATGGCTATTCTGAGGATTCACTCCAACCAGGGCCGTAttaaagccttctccacctgcacGTCACACATCACTGTGGTCACCATGTTCTTTGTTCCATGCATGATCATGTATATGGGGCTTGGCTCTGAGGCCTCCCCAGAAGATAACAAAAAGTTGGCCCTGTTATACAATGTCATCTCTGCCTTTCTCAACCCCATAATCTACAGCCTTAGGAACAAGGATGTGAAAAGAGCTTTCCTCAAGTTAATCAGAGTGAGTGAAGATACTCAGTAG